One window from the genome of Telopea speciosissima isolate NSW1024214 ecotype Mountain lineage unplaced genomic scaffold, Tspe_v1 Tspe_v1.0167, whole genome shotgun sequence encodes:
- the LOC122647800 gene encoding probable L-cysteine desulfhydrase, chloroplastic, with translation MDPQRKEKGDASHDDDNNDLCKMQKLSTFISESEIRDEFLHHQPGVARLNNGSFGSCPASIIAAQRKWQLRFLQQPDDFYYNHLKKGIFESRTVIRDLINADDVDEVSIVDNATTAVAIVLQQICWEFVEGRFQRGDAVVMLHFAHGSVKKSIQTYLVSHAGASVIEVQLSLPVNSNEEIIVEFRKALEKGKSNGKKVRLAVIDHITSMPSVLIPIKELVKICREEGVDQVLVDAAHSIGSVEVDVKDIGADFYTSNLHKWFFCPPSVAFLHCRKSSSSSKSLELHHPVVSDEYGKGLAIESAWIGTRDYSSQLVVPSVLDFISRFEGGIEGIRKRIHDAVVQMGEMLAKAWGTHLGSPPEMCASMVMVGLPASLGISSEEGAVKLRAHLRDCFGIEVPIYFQAPKEGDSTGTRDKNDCITGYARISHQIYNREDDYYKFRDAINKLVQSGFTCKMLLPN, from the coding sequence ATGGATCCTCAACGGAAAGAAAAGGGCGACGCCTCTCATGACGATGACAATAATGACCTTTGCAAGATGCAAAAGCTCTCCACTTTCATATCTGAATCTGAAATTCGCGATGAATTCTTGCACCACCAGCCTGGAGTCGCTCGGCTCAACAACGGCAGCTTCGGTAGCTGTCCCGCTTCCATTATCGCTGCTCAACGAAAGTGGCAGCTTCGATTTCTTCAGCAACCGGATGATTTCTACTACAATCATTTAAAGAAAGGGATTTTTGAATCGAGGACTGTGATTAGAGATCTGATCAACGCCGACGATGTCGATGAGGTCTCAATTGTTGATAATGCCACGACTGCTGTGGCAATTGTGCTACAACAGATTTGTTGGGAGTTTGTCGAGGGGAGGTTTCAGAGAGGAGACGCTGTAGTCATGCTTCACTTTGCACATGGCTCCGTAAAGAAATCGATCCAGACGTACCTCGTTTCTCATGCTGGGGCTTCCGTAATTGAAGTCCAGTTGTCGTTACCCGTAAATTCGAACGAAGAAATTATTGTTGAGTTTCGGAAAGCTTTGGAGAAAGGGAAATCTAATGGCAAGAAAGTTAGGTTAGCAGTAATTGATCATATCACTTCGATGCCAAGCGTTCTCATCCCGATCAAGGAGTTGGTTAAGATATGTAGGGAGGAAGGTGTTGATCAAGTCTTGGTAGATGCTGCTCATTCAATTGGTTCTGTCGAGGTTGACGTCAAAGATATTGGGGCAGATTTCTACACTAGTAATTTGCACAAGTGGTTTTTCTGTCCGCCTTCTGTTGCATTTCTGCACTGCagaaaatcatcatcatcatcaaagtcGTTGGAACTGCACCATCCTGTGGTTTCTGATGAATATGGTAAAGGGTTGGCCATAGAAAGTGCTTGGATTGGGACGAGAGACTATAGTTCTCAGCTTGTTGTGCCATCGGTTTTGGATTTTATTAGTAGGTTCGAAGgtggaattgaaggaattaggAAAAGGATTCATGATGCAGTTGTTCAAATGGGTGAGATGCTTGCCAAGGCTTGGGGAACTCATCTTGGGTCACCGCCTGAGATGTGTGCTAGCATGGTCATGGTTGGCTTGCCTGCTAGCCTGGGGATTTCAAGTGAAGAGGGCGCGGTCAAATTGAGGGCCCATTTGCGGGACTGTTTTGGCATTGAAGTGCCAATATATTTTCAAGCACCGAAAGAGGGTGACAGTACTGGAACCCGGGACAAGAATGATTGTATAACAGGTTATGCCAGGATTTCTCATCAAATTTACAACAGGGAAGACGATTACTACAAGTTTAGGGATGCAATAAACAAACTTGTACAGAGTGGTTTTACTTGCAAGATGCTTCTCCCCAACTGA